In a genomic window of Gloeocapsopsis dulcis:
- a CDS encoding pentapeptide repeat-containing protein, translated as MANSTVRRSVNRDRRVGQEKSKSLPLITRRFAAWTVEVSLIITSAVVPFGLGVYTQSHTEGTQPINPILATAKEAIATTLALPANHRNQHAPLTNWLWTGALVAPIVLSGWQLYLLAKTGSTLPKRWFGVRVVTAAGSPPGMRRILLREAFGAWLPLLVAYVLWHYSGAAPSLGMLAGFSLLTVLGEGVSARFNRYRRCWHDLLAGTYVVDANRSYAALLGNLRPATSPLIPQYTPYALRPVMPPAAMTTFVPPRTQRPHWWRWMRKNPGVALLFVTLSSMAAVLSTLVGTQVYIQTQANQRQLRQQNSQQFLALVQKLSHNAPTTLEERRKAITALGTLNDPQALQMLVDLLGQETDPVLLDTIQQTIASTGLRVIPHLRRSNQSLANALHSVRYSSKPEELTLHQQRLEATQRAIANLLLIYSGNLDRIDLSRTILGENLTDSALPFSLLLDNVDLSGIQLRGANLNQGSFRGTQWRSAGEDRRWNTTDDRIADLSDAQLKAANLTEADLSRILMRRTNLTHAILNRANLAGANLFGANLSSTQIVGANLRDVVLENASLTGSDLAATDLSRANLQAARLGRANALGTQMQYANVTASDWRGADLSGADFSHANLKNADLSDSRLSGVSFRNAQLQNTNLRNADLRQADLRGAQLIQTDMQGAILFKSPSQEQFIQIPPETTLSAIVEGVDFANAQNLDAKQLAYICTQGGRHPRCP; from the coding sequence ATGGCAAACTCAACTGTGAGGAGAAGTGTCAATCGCGATCGCCGTGTGGGGCAAGAAAAATCTAAATCTTTGCCCCTAATAACGAGGCGCTTTGCGGCTTGGACAGTCGAAGTATCTTTAATTATTACAAGCGCTGTGGTTCCTTTTGGGTTGGGAGTTTATACCCAATCGCATACTGAAGGAACGCAACCAATCAATCCCATATTAGCAACTGCCAAAGAAGCGATCGCAACAACATTAGCGCTTCCTGCTAATCACCGCAATCAACATGCCCCGTTAACAAATTGGCTGTGGACCGGTGCGTTAGTTGCTCCAATTGTACTCAGCGGTTGGCAACTATATCTTCTTGCCAAAACAGGCAGCACTCTTCCTAAACGCTGGTTTGGCGTACGTGTTGTGACTGCGGCTGGAAGTCCCCCAGGAATGAGACGTATTCTACTTAGGGAGGCTTTTGGTGCTTGGCTGCCACTATTAGTGGCTTATGTTTTGTGGCATTATAGCGGTGCCGCTCCTTCGTTAGGAATGTTGGCAGGATTTTCGCTACTTACAGTATTAGGAGAAGGCGTTAGCGCTCGATTTAATCGTTACCGTCGCTGTTGGCACGATCTGTTGGCAGGTACATATGTTGTTGACGCCAATCGCAGCTATGCGGCGTTGCTTGGCAATTTACGCCCCGCCACAAGTCCATTAATTCCTCAGTACACACCTTACGCTTTGCGCCCTGTGATGCCTCCTGCGGCAATGACGACGTTTGTTCCACCACGCACCCAAAGACCTCATTGGTGGCGTTGGATGCGGAAAAATCCTGGTGTGGCGCTGCTATTTGTCACCCTCAGCAGCATGGCGGCTGTACTCAGTACTTTAGTTGGTACTCAAGTTTATATTCAAACTCAAGCAAACCAGCGTCAGCTAAGACAGCAAAATAGTCAGCAGTTTTTAGCATTAGTTCAAAAATTAAGTCATAACGCACCTACTACCTTAGAAGAACGCCGTAAAGCAATTACTGCCCTCGGAACGCTCAATGATCCACAAGCCCTACAAATGCTTGTAGATCTTTTAGGACAAGAAACTGATCCAGTGCTTCTGGATACGATTCAACAAACAATTGCTAGTACAGGACTAAGAGTCATACCACATCTGCGGCGTTCTAATCAGTCATTAGCTAATGCCTTGCACTCTGTCCGCTATAGCAGTAAGCCAGAAGAACTCACATTACATCAACAACGCCTAGAAGCGACTCAAAGAGCGATCGCTAATCTACTGCTTATTTACAGTGGCAACCTAGATCGCATTGACTTAAGCCGCACTATTCTGGGAGAAAATTTAACTGATTCGGCTTTGCCTTTCTCACTCTTGCTTGATAATGTCGATTTATCAGGAATTCAACTACGTGGTGCCAATCTTAACCAAGGAAGTTTTCGCGGTACTCAATGGCGTTCTGCAGGTGAAGATCGACGCTGGAATACGACTGACGATCGCATTGCTGACTTGAGTGACGCGCAACTAAAAGCTGCAAACTTGACGGAAGCCGATCTCAGCCGCATCTTAATGCGTCGCACGAATCTCACCCACGCTATTCTCAACCGCGCTAATCTCGCAGGCGCGAACTTGTTTGGTGCTAATCTTAGTAGTACGCAAATTGTCGGAGCTAATCTGCGGGATGTTGTCTTAGAAAACGCAAGTTTGACAGGTAGCGATTTAGCGGCAACCGATTTATCTCGTGCGAACCTCCAAGCGGCAAGATTAGGTCGTGCGAATGCTTTAGGCACACAGATGCAATATGCTAATGTCACAGCGTCTGACTGGCGAGGTGCTGATTTATCAGGTGCTGATTTCAGCCACGCTAACCTGAAAAATGCCGACTTGAGTGATTCGCGACTCAGTGGTGTCAGTTTTCGGAACGCGCAGTTACAAAATACAAACTTACGTAATGCGGATTTAAGGCAAGCTGATTTGCGTGGCGCACAGTTAATTCAAACTGATATGCAAGGCGCAATCCTCTTTAAGTCGCCCTCTCAAGAGCAATTTATTCAAATTCCTCCCGAAACAACGCTTTCTGCCATTGTTGAGGGTGTTGACTTTGCCAATGCTCAGAACTTAGATGCCAAACAATTAGCTTATATTTGTACTCAAGGTGGTCGTCATCCTCGTTGTCCCTAA
- the purC gene encoding phosphoribosylaminoimidazolesuccinocarboxamide synthase, whose amino-acid sequence MSVGKNLLYEGKAKIIYTTDEPEILLAHFKDDATAFNAQKRGRIVGKGEINCKISQLLFQYLEERGIRTHFIDCPAPNQMRVMRVQILPLEVVVRNIAAGSLCQQTGLPLGTILKQPLVEFYYKNDQLGDPLLTRDRLLLMELATPEQLDQLQQQALQINRYLSEFFQSCGITLVDFKLEFGLDAQATIRLADEISPDTCRLWNSSETDPNNRVMDKDRFRRDLGNVENAYQQVLERIQMSSQGSEVRGQGNGEL is encoded by the coding sequence ATGTCTGTCGGAAAAAATTTGCTCTACGAAGGCAAAGCGAAAATCATTTACACCACTGATGAGCCAGAAATTTTACTGGCACATTTTAAAGATGATGCTACAGCTTTTAATGCTCAAAAGCGTGGCAGGATTGTTGGGAAAGGCGAAATCAACTGCAAAATCTCTCAATTATTATTTCAGTATTTAGAAGAGCGTGGCATTCGCACTCATTTCATTGATTGTCCTGCACCGAATCAAATGCGAGTGATGCGAGTTCAAATTTTACCTTTAGAAGTTGTTGTCAGGAACATTGCTGCTGGTAGTCTCTGTCAACAAACAGGATTACCTTTAGGCACCATTCTTAAACAGCCGCTAGTGGAGTTCTATTATAAAAATGATCAATTGGGAGATCCATTGTTAACCCGCGATCGCTTGTTACTGATGGAATTAGCGACTCCCGAACAGCTAGACCAACTACAGCAACAAGCATTGCAAATTAATCGTTATCTCTCAGAGTTTTTTCAAAGCTGTGGCATAACCTTGGTAGACTTCAAGCTAGAATTTGGCTTGGACGCCCAAGCTACAATCCGATTAGCTGATGAAATCAGCCCTGATACCTGCCGTCTTTGGAACTCCTCAGAAACCGATCCTAACAACCGCGTCATGGATAAAGACCGCTTCCGCCGCGATTTAGGAAATGTAGAAAATGCTTACCAGCAAGTTTTAGAACGGATTCAAATGAGCAGTCAGGGTTCAGAGGTCAGAGGTCAGGGGAACGGAGAGTTATGA
- a CDS encoding BamA/TamA family outer membrane protein, with the protein MRISSFWAASVAIAAPLSLTVPATGQTVDSSEVKSVSQPPQMAQDTAVPITSVVVETKPGQLQSHDSAKLLLGQTPAPNQTNQVPSPAPQPQPSPVFPSPNIQGVPATPPQQPVPVTPPPGTGGEPLEETPTRLQVPITPEAPLDTPPGEESVPVPETAPQPAPLPEGVQPEVAPPLIPQPEAQPEATPDTAPQVLVSEVVVGAETGALDPQLENQVYQAIRTVPGRTTTRTQLQEDINAIFATGFFSNVRAEPTDTPLGVRVTFIVQPNPVLRSVQVQANPGINVPSVLPADVVNNIFQPQYGRILNLRQLQEGIQQLNQWYQQNGFVLAQVVAAPQVSADGVVTLEVAEGVVEDIQVRFIREGEATDDEGRPIQGRTRDFIITRELALQPGQVFNRTVVQQDLQRVFGLGLFEDVNVSLNPGQDPRQVVVVVNVDERNSGSVAAGAGISSASGLFGTLSYQEQNLGGNNQKVGAELQVGQREVLFDVRFTDPWIAGDPFRTSYTVNAFRRRSISLIFDSSDEQFQLIDTAGELLGDRPRVLRLGGGVTFTRPLSRNPLARSEWTASAGLEYQRISIRDQDGDLRPLGQVGETGTPTDLSFSGTGIDDLLTLQLGLVRDRRDNALRPTNGSLLRLGVEQSVPIGSGNIFLNRLRGSYSQYLPVNFTNFAEGAETLAFNVQAGTVLGDLPPYEAFSLGGVSSVRGFNEGDLGSGRSFVQATAEYRFPIFSVVGGALFLDVASDLGTGENVPGNPAGQLGKPGSGFGYGVGLRVQSPLGPLRIDYGINSEGDNRLHFGIGERF; encoded by the coding sequence ATGCGCATATCCTCGTTTTGGGCAGCATCTGTAGCGATCGCTGCTCCGTTAAGCTTAACAGTTCCAGCAACAGGACAAACTGTAGATTCCTCCGAAGTGAAATCAGTATCCCAGCCACCACAAATGGCACAAGATACAGCAGTCCCAATCACAAGCGTTGTCGTTGAAACAAAGCCTGGACAACTACAAAGCCATGATTCGGCAAAATTGCTGCTAGGGCAAACACCAGCACCGAATCAAACAAATCAAGTCCCCAGTCCTGCACCACAGCCCCAACCATCGCCGGTATTTCCGTCACCAAATATTCAAGGAGTTCCCGCAACTCCACCACAACAACCTGTCCCAGTGACTCCGCCTCCAGGTACAGGAGGAGAACCACTAGAAGAAACACCTACTCGCCTGCAAGTGCCAATTACTCCAGAAGCACCACTTGATACGCCGCCAGGCGAAGAGAGTGTTCCAGTTCCCGAAACGGCTCCACAACCAGCCCCGCTTCCTGAAGGCGTGCAACCAGAGGTAGCCCCACCCCTAATTCCACAGCCAGAAGCTCAACCTGAAGCAACTCCAGATACAGCACCTCAAGTTCTCGTTTCCGAAGTCGTTGTCGGTGCGGAAACTGGAGCATTAGATCCTCAACTAGAAAATCAAGTTTATCAAGCAATTCGTACAGTTCCAGGCAGGACAACAACACGCACGCAGTTACAAGAAGACATTAATGCTATCTTCGCTACAGGGTTCTTCTCGAACGTCCGTGCCGAACCGACAGACACGCCATTAGGAGTTCGGGTCACATTTATTGTGCAACCTAACCCAGTTCTACGCTCGGTTCAAGTACAAGCAAACCCAGGTATCAATGTTCCCTCGGTATTACCTGCTGATGTCGTCAATAACATTTTTCAGCCGCAGTATGGCAGAATTTTGAATTTGCGACAGTTACAAGAAGGAATTCAACAGTTAAACCAATGGTATCAACAGAACGGTTTTGTCCTAGCGCAAGTTGTAGCAGCGCCGCAAGTCTCCGCTGATGGAGTTGTCACTTTAGAAGTTGCAGAAGGTGTTGTCGAAGATATTCAAGTGCGCTTCATTCGTGAAGGCGAGGCAACAGATGATGAAGGACGACCAATTCAAGGGCGCACACGCGATTTTATCATTACCCGCGAATTAGCGTTACAACCTGGGCAAGTCTTTAACCGCACAGTAGTTCAACAAGATTTGCAGCGCGTCTTTGGCTTGGGTTTGTTTGAAGATGTCAATGTTTCCTTAAATCCTGGTCAAGATCCGCGACAAGTTGTTGTCGTTGTCAATGTCGATGAACGCAATAGTGGTTCAGTCGCAGCAGGTGCAGGTATTAGTTCAGCAAGTGGATTGTTTGGTACGTTGAGCTATCAAGAACAAAACTTGGGTGGTAACAACCAAAAAGTCGGAGCCGAATTACAAGTAGGGCAACGGGAAGTCTTGTTTGATGTGCGCTTTACCGATCCTTGGATTGCTGGAGATCCCTTCCGAACCTCCTACACCGTCAATGCGTTCCGCCGCCGTTCAATTTCCTTAATTTTTGATAGCAGTGACGAGCAGTTTCAGCTAATCGATACTGCAGGAGAACTCCTAGGTGATCGCCCTCGGGTATTACGCCTCGGTGGTGGTGTAACGTTTACGCGTCCTTTGTCGCGCAATCCGCTAGCAAGATCTGAATGGACTGCATCAGCTGGCTTGGAATATCAAAGAATTTCGATTCGAGATCAGGATGGCGACTTAAGACCACTAGGACAGGTAGGAGAAACTGGTACACCAACGGATCTCAGTTTTTCTGGTACAGGAATTGATGATTTATTGACATTACAACTCGGATTAGTACGTGATCGCCGTGATAACGCACTGCGACCAACGAATGGTTCGCTACTGCGACTTGGTGTTGAGCAATCTGTCCCAATTGGTTCAGGAAATATCTTCCTCAATCGACTACGAGGTAGCTATAGTCAATACCTGCCAGTAAACTTTACTAACTTCGCAGAAGGAGCAGAAACTTTAGCATTTAACGTGCAAGCTGGAACTGTCCTTGGCGATCTGCCCCCCTATGAAGCTTTTTCTTTGGGGGGTGTCAGTTCTGTGCGAGGTTTTAATGAAGGCGATTTAGGTAGTGGTCGTAGTTTTGTGCAAGCAACAGCTGAGTATCGTTTCCCCATCTTTTCTGTAGTTGGTGGAGCATTATTTTTGGATGTCGCATCGGATTTAGGAACAGGGGAGAATGTACCTGGCAACCCAGCTGGACAACTCGGTAAACCTGGTAGTGGCTTTGGGTATGGTGTTGGTTTGCGCGTCCAATCACCGTTAGGACCACTGCGGATTGACTATGGTATCAATAGCGAAGGTGACAATCGCCTGCACTTTGGTATTGGAGAGCGATTCTAA
- the lpxC gene encoding UDP-3-O-acyl-N-acetylglucosamine deacetylase, producing MKASKVTLSSPDTSTAIAQHTLAGEIQQSGVGLHSGEKTHVRLLPALVDSGRCFVRVDLPNQPAIAAVVGSVNQTVLSTQLGQGEATVRTVEHLLAALTGMGVDNVRIEIDGAEVPLLDGSAALWVDAIAQVGVVSQAEPRLTPAAISEPIWVRHDDAFAAALPASETRFTYGIDFELPAIGNQWHSWSPGKAIAATPTSTFATEIAPARTFGLAHQIDFLQQQGLIKGGSLDNALVCSQEGWINPPLRFANEPVRHKILDLVGDLSLLGNLPLAHFLAYKASHNLHIQLAQRILDLH from the coding sequence ATGAAAGCTAGTAAGGTGACATTGAGTAGCCCTGATACCTCAACGGCGATCGCACAGCATACTCTAGCAGGTGAAATTCAACAATCAGGAGTAGGGTTACACAGTGGTGAAAAGACCCATGTGCGACTGCTTCCGGCACTAGTAGACTCTGGGCGTTGTTTTGTCCGCGTGGATTTACCTAATCAACCAGCGATCGCGGCAGTGGTTGGTTCTGTCAATCAAACTGTGCTTTCGACACAATTAGGTCAAGGAGAAGCGACGGTGCGCACCGTAGAGCATCTTTTGGCTGCACTTACTGGGATGGGGGTAGACAACGTCAGAATTGAAATAGATGGGGCGGAAGTCCCATTACTCGATGGTTCAGCAGCATTATGGGTAGATGCGATCGCGCAGGTAGGGGTAGTATCTCAAGCCGAACCCCGTCTTACTCCTGCTGCGATTTCTGAACCAATCTGGGTACGTCATGATGACGCTTTTGCCGCAGCATTACCAGCGTCAGAAACACGTTTTACTTATGGAATTGATTTTGAATTACCTGCAATCGGTAATCAATGGCACAGTTGGTCGCCAGGAAAGGCGATCGCTGCGACACCAACTTCCACTTTTGCAACAGAAATTGCCCCTGCACGTACTTTTGGTTTAGCCCATCAGATTGATTTTTTGCAGCAGCAAGGTTTAATTAAGGGAGGCAGTCTAGATAATGCACTCGTTTGTAGTCAAGAAGGATGGATTAATCCACCCTTGAGATTTGCAAATGAACCAGTGCGTCATAAAATTTTAGACTTAGTGGGAGATTTGAGCTTGTTAGGAAATTTACCGCTAGCTCATTTCTTGGCTTACAAAGCAAGCCACAACCTGCACATTCAACTTGCCCAAAGGATTTTAGATTTACACTGA
- the fabZ gene encoding 3-hydroxyacyl-ACP dehydratase FabZ, which yields MSTLSPVNSPESPTPVSDKHQSPNGAAVPGKIFTVEDIQKLLPHRYPFALVDRIIEYIPGERAVGIKNVTFNEPHFQGHFPGRPIMPGVLIIEAMAQVGGVVLTQLPEVAGGLFMFAGIDKVRFRRQVVPGDQLVMSAELLYVKRRRFGKMQARAEVDGQLAAEGELMFSLVD from the coding sequence ATGTCCACCCTGTCTCCCGTTAACTCACCCGAATCTCCTACCCCTGTTTCTGACAAGCATCAATCTCCTAATGGTGCTGCAGTCCCAGGCAAAATTTTCACGGTAGAAGATATTCAGAAGTTGTTGCCGCACCGCTACCCTTTTGCACTTGTTGATCGCATTATTGAGTATATTCCTGGAGAACGCGCGGTTGGCATTAAAAATGTTACCTTCAATGAACCTCATTTTCAGGGGCACTTTCCAGGACGACCGATTATGCCAGGCGTTCTGATTATTGAAGCAATGGCACAAGTCGGTGGCGTTGTGCTAACGCAACTACCCGAAGTCGCAGGCGGCTTATTTATGTTTGCTGGAATTGACAAAGTGCGATTCCGCCGTCAAGTCGTTCCTGGCGACCAACTCGTGATGAGTGCGGAACTGTTGTATGTCAAGCGGCGTCGTTTCGGTAAGATGCAAGCTCGTGCTGAAGTAGACGGTCAACTGGCTGCTGAAGGCGAATTGATGTTTTCCTTGGTGGATTAA
- the lpxA gene encoding acyl-ACP--UDP-N-acetylglucosamine O-acyltransferase has protein sequence MKTLIHPTAVIHPGADLHPSVQVGPYAVIGEHVKVGSETIIGAHVVLDGSTEIGVGNHIFPGAAIGLEPQDLKYKGAVSYVKIGDNNRIREYVTINRATGAGEATIIGNNNLLMAYAHVAHNCVIEDFVVIANAVAMAGHVHIESRATIGGVLGIHQFVHIGRLAMVGGMSRIDRDVPPYMLVEGSPARVRSLNLIGLKRAGIAEIDDGKVFQTFKKAFRTLYRSDLTLNQALEKLDLLQDNEHLQHLRQFLQLSQMPGRRGLIPGRTLDTRSDE, from the coding sequence TTGAAAACACTGATTCATCCCACTGCTGTAATTCATCCTGGTGCAGATCTGCACCCTTCGGTGCAAGTTGGTCCCTACGCGGTCATTGGCGAGCACGTTAAAGTTGGTTCAGAAACGATCATCGGCGCGCATGTAGTACTAGATGGATCGACTGAAATTGGCGTAGGCAATCACATTTTTCCAGGGGCTGCAATTGGTTTAGAACCGCAGGATCTCAAGTACAAAGGTGCAGTTTCGTATGTCAAGATCGGTGACAACAACCGCATCCGCGAATATGTGACGATTAACCGCGCCACAGGTGCAGGTGAAGCCACAATTATTGGCAATAATAATTTACTCATGGCCTATGCTCATGTGGCACACAATTGTGTTATTGAAGACTTTGTGGTGATTGCGAATGCAGTCGCGATGGCAGGTCACGTTCACATTGAATCACGCGCCACAATCGGTGGAGTTCTGGGAATTCATCAATTCGTTCATATTGGTAGGCTGGCAATGGTGGGCGGTATGAGCCGCATTGACCGTGATGTTCCACCTTATATGTTAGTCGAAGGCAGTCCGGCAAGAGTGCGATCGCTTAATCTCATTGGGCTAAAACGTGCTGGTATTGCCGAAATTGATGACGGAAAAGTATTTCAAACGTTTAAGAAAGCTTTCCGCACCTTATATCGCTCCGATTTAACACTCAACCAAGCTTTAGAAAAATTAGACTTATTACAAGACAATGAACACCTCCAACATCTGCGCCAATTTTTGCAACTTTCGCAAATGCCAGGACGCCGAGGATTGATTCCTGGTCGCACTCTGGACACGAGGAGTGACGAATGA
- the lpxB gene encoding lipid-A-disaccharide synthase, whose translation MRNPQKRRIFISTGEVAGDLQGALLIAALQRQAAHLGWEVDIVALGGEKMAAAGATVLGDTSSIGSVGIFESLPFVLPTLQLQKRAIAFLQQQPPDLVVLIDYAQPNLNIGSYLHRELPNVPIVYYIAPQVWVWAINSRNTEQIVRMTDKVLAIFPEEARYFEQYGSKVVWVGHPLVDRMQTAPSRDAARAALGISPEQTAIALLPASRRQEIKYMLPVMCQAAKTLQEKLPQVHFWIPLSLEIYRQPIEQAIARYGLQATVLSGQTLEILAASDLAITKSGTVNLEIALLNVPQVVIYRVSPITAWIARHILKFSIPFMSPPNLVEMKSIVPELAQEQATPENIVQNALDILLNPSRRQQILADYQQMRRAVGEVGVCDRAAQEILQMLPR comes from the coding sequence ATGAGAAATCCACAGAAGCGACGGATATTCATTAGTACAGGAGAAGTTGCTGGAGATTTACAGGGTGCTTTGTTAATCGCAGCATTACAGCGTCAAGCTGCACATTTAGGCTGGGAAGTAGATATCGTCGCGCTTGGTGGCGAAAAAATGGCAGCGGCGGGTGCAACGGTACTCGGAGATACTAGCAGCATTGGTTCAGTAGGGATTTTTGAATCACTACCGTTTGTTTTACCGACGCTACAGCTACAAAAACGCGCGATCGCCTTTCTTCAGCAACAGCCCCCTGACTTGGTTGTGCTCATTGACTACGCGCAACCTAACTTAAATATCGGTAGCTATCTCCACCGCGAACTACCAAACGTGCCAATCGTCTACTACATCGCGCCGCAGGTGTGGGTTTGGGCAATAAATTCGCGCAATACCGAGCAAATTGTCAGAATGACAGATAAGGTCTTAGCAATTTTTCCTGAAGAAGCGCGGTACTTTGAACAATATGGTAGCAAAGTGGTTTGGGTGGGTCATCCTTTGGTGGATCGGATGCAAACTGCCCCTAGCCGTGATGCAGCGCGTGCAGCGTTAGGAATTTCCCCAGAACAAACCGCGATCGCCCTCTTACCTGCTTCGCGCCGTCAGGAAATTAAGTATATGCTACCAGTGATGTGTCAAGCGGCAAAAACACTGCAAGAAAAATTGCCGCAAGTGCATTTCTGGATTCCTTTATCTTTAGAAATTTATCGCCAACCAATCGAACAAGCAATTGCACGTTATGGCTTGCAAGCTACAGTGCTATCAGGTCAAACTTTAGAAATATTGGCAGCATCCGACTTAGCAATTACTAAGTCAGGAACGGTTAACCTCGAAATCGCGCTTTTGAATGTACCGCAGGTTGTTATTTATCGCGTGAGTCCAATTACAGCTTGGATTGCACGGCATATACTTAAGTTCTCCATTCCATTTATGTCGCCGCCAAATTTAGTGGAAATGAAATCAATTGTGCCAGAATTAGCGCAAGAACAAGCAACACCTGAAAATATTGTCCAAAATGCTTTAGATATATTGCTTAACCCTAGCCGTCGTCAACAAATTTTGGCAGACTATCAACAAATGCGCCGCGCTGTAGGCGAAGTGGGAGTCTGCGATCGCGCTGCACAAGAAATTCTCCAGATGTTACCAAGATGA
- a CDS encoding DNA cytosine methyltransferase — protein sequence MSANPQLLATKARPVAVDLFAGAGGFSLGIEQAGFDVLVAVEHDPIHACTYSFNFPLTRVVVADVSKMSGDVIREAATCAYRSHYPQAISSWDGRIDLVFGGPPCQGFSIMGKRSLDDERNNLVFHFYRLVTELSPSYFVMENVPGMAIGQYKTWCAQLKTQFEQAGYHVQVQILNAADFGVPQRRRRLFFLGSQQGVNPVSLPKSYSTLITVKDAIADLPDVEEFPELLFTDEVLLSDRQLLQLQQKASNYAKLLRGEILLTDFSYRRSWNPQLLTSSMRTQHTTNSIERFAVMLPNQREPISHLRRLDLNGLSHTLRAGTGAERGSYTSPRPIHPTRSRVISVREAARLHSFPDWFRFHQTKWHGFRQVGNAVPPLLAQAIGSQAIAALKMNPDIPRESINLGGTQLLRLRNTEAAAYWNMYREY from the coding sequence ATGTCAGCGAATCCACAATTACTCGCCACAAAAGCCCGTCCGGTTGCCGTAGATTTGTTTGCAGGTGCTGGAGGCTTTTCTTTAGGGATTGAACAAGCTGGGTTTGATGTGTTAGTAGCAGTAGAACACGATCCGATTCATGCTTGTACTTACTCATTCAACTTTCCGCTGACGCGAGTTGTAGTCGCCGATGTCAGCAAAATGAGTGGTGATGTCATTAGAGAAGCGGCAACTTGTGCGTATCGATCGCATTACCCGCAAGCGATTTCTAGTTGGGATGGGCGAATCGATTTAGTTTTTGGTGGTCCGCCGTGTCAGGGTTTCTCGATAATGGGTAAGCGATCGCTTGATGATGAACGCAACAATTTGGTCTTTCACTTTTATCGCTTGGTGACAGAATTAAGCCCTAGCTATTTTGTGATGGAGAATGTCCCAGGAATGGCGATCGGGCAATATAAAACTTGGTGTGCGCAATTAAAAACGCAGTTTGAACAAGCAGGATACCATGTTCAAGTGCAAATTCTCAATGCCGCAGATTTTGGTGTTCCGCAACGCCGACGACGGTTGTTTTTTCTGGGTTCTCAGCAGGGAGTGAACCCTGTGAGTTTACCCAAATCATATAGTACATTGATCACTGTTAAAGATGCGATCGCCGATCTCCCTGATGTCGAAGAGTTTCCCGAATTGTTGTTTACTGACGAAGTTTTGTTAAGCGATCGCCAACTGCTGCAATTGCAACAAAAAGCTAGCAATTATGCTAAGTTACTGCGTGGTGAAATACTGCTAACTGATTTTTCTTATCGTCGATCGTGGAATCCGCAATTATTAACAAGTTCGATGCGAACGCAGCATACCACCAATAGTATCGAACGATTTGCTGTTATGTTACCGAATCAACGCGAACCCATTAGCCATTTACGCCGCTTAGATCTTAACGGATTAAGCCACACTTTACGCGCGGGTACAGGTGCAGAACGCGGTAGTTATACTTCTCCGCGTCCGATTCATCCAACGCGATCGCGGGTTATTTCGGTGCGCGAAGCCGCACGGTTGCACTCTTTTCCTGACTGGTTTCGCTTTCACCAAACCAAGTGGCACGGTTTTCGTCAAGTTGGGAATGCAGTGCCGCCACTTTTAGCACAAGCAATTGGAAGTCAAGCGATCGCTGCTTTGAAAATGAATCCTGATATCCCACGAGAATCAATCAATCTTGGTGGTACACAGTTATTACGCTTGAGGAACACAGAAGCAGCAGCTTACTGGAATATGTATCGCGAATATTAA